The Symphalangus syndactylus isolate Jambi chromosome 3, NHGRI_mSymSyn1-v2.1_pri, whole genome shotgun sequence genome has a segment encoding these proteins:
- the SGCE gene encoding epsilon-sarcoglycan isoform X8 yields MQLPRWWELGDPCAWTGQGRGTRRMSPATTGTFLLTVYSIFSKVHSDRNVYPSAGVLFVHVLEREYFKGEFPPYPKPGEISNDPITFNTNLMGYPDRPGWLRYIQRTPYSDGVLYGSPTAENVGKPTIIEITAYNRRTFETARHNLIINIMSAEDFPLPYQAEFFIKNMNVEEMLASEVLGDFLGAVKNVWQPERLNAINITSALDRGGRVPLPINDLKEGVYVMVGADVPFSSCLREVENPQNQLRCSQEMEPVITCDKKFRAQFYIDWCKISLVDKTKQVSTYQEVIRGEGILPDGGEYKPPSDSLKSRDYYTDFLITLAVPSAVALVLFLILAYIMCCRREGVIQLVHHSAIQKSTKELRDMSKNREIAWPLSTLPVFHPVTGEIIPPLHTDNYDSTNMPLMQTQQNLPHQTQIPQQQTTGKWYP; encoded by the exons TGTACAGTATTTTCTCCAAGGTACACTCTGATCGGAATGTATACCCATCAGCAGGTGTCCTCTTTGTTCATGTTTTGGAAAGAGAATATTTTAAGGGGGAATTTCCACCTTACCCAAAACCTG GCGAGATTAGTAATGATCCCATAACATTTAATACAAATTTAATGGGTTACCCAGACCGACCTGGATGGCTTCGATATATCCAAAGGACACCATATAGTGATGGAGTCCTATATGGGTCCCCAACAGCTGAAAATGTGGGGAAGCCAACAATCATTGAG ATAACTGCCTACAATAGGCGCACCTTTGAGACTGCAAGGCATAATTTGATAATTAATATAATGTCTGCAGAAG ACTTCCCGTTGCCATATCAAGCAGAATTCTTCATTAAGAATATGAATGTAGAAGAAATGTTGGCCAGTGAGGTTCTTGGAGACTTTCTTGGGGCAGTGAAAAATGTGTGGCAGCCAGAGCGCCTGAATGCCATAAACATCACATCGGCCCTAGACAGGGGTGGCAGGGTGCCACTTCCCATTAATGACCTGAAGGAGGG TGTTTATGTCATGGTTGGTGCAGATGTCCCGTTTTCTTCTTGTTTACGAGAAGTTGAAAATCCACAGAATCAACTGAGATGTAGTCAAGAAATGGAGCCTGTAATAACATGTGATAAAAAATTTCGTGCTCAATTTTACATTGACTGGTGCAAAATTTCATtg GTTGATAAAACAAAGCAAGTGTCCACCTATCAGGAAGTGATTCGTGGAGAGGGGATTTTACCTGATGGTGGAGAATACAAACCCCcttctgattctttgaaaagcaGAGACTATTACACGGATTTCCTAATTACACTGGCTGTGCCCTCGGCAGTAGCACTGGTCCTTTTTCTAATACTTGCTTATATCATGTGCTGCCGACGGGAAGGCGT CATCCAACTGGTCCATCACAGTGCTATTCAGAAATCTACCAAGGAGCTTCGAGACATGTCCAAGAATAGAGAGATAGCATGGCCCCTGTCAACGCTTCCTGTGTTCCACCCTGTGACTGGGGAAATCATACCTCCTTTACACACAGACAACTATGATAGCACAAACATGCCATTGATGCAAACGCAGCA GAACTTGCCACATCAGACTCAGATTCCCCAACAGCAGACTACAG
- the SGCE gene encoding epsilon-sarcoglycan isoform X5: MQLPRWWELGDPCAWTGQGRGTRRMSPATTGTFLLTVYSIFSKVHSDRNVYPSAGVLFVHVLEREYFKGEFPPYPKPGEISNDPITFNTNLMGYPDRPGWLRYIQRTPYSDGVLYGSPTAENVGKPTIIEITAYNRRTFETARHNLIINIMSAEDFPLPYQAEFFIKNMNVEEMLASEVLGDFLGAVKNVWQPERLNAINITSALDRGGRVPLPINDLKEGVYVMVGADVPFSSCLREVENPQNQLRCSQEMEPVITCDKKFRAQFYIDWCKISLVDKTKQVSTYQEVIRGEGILPDGGEYKPPSDSLKSRDYYTDFLITLAVPSAVALVLFLILAYIMCCRREGVEKRNMQTPDIQLVHHSAIQKSTKELRDMSKNREIAWPLSTLPVFHPVTGEIIPPLHTDNYDSTNMPLMQTQQRSFAPVAQAGVQWRDLGSLQPPPPRNLPHQTQIPQQQTTGKWYP, from the exons TGTACAGTATTTTCTCCAAGGTACACTCTGATCGGAATGTATACCCATCAGCAGGTGTCCTCTTTGTTCATGTTTTGGAAAGAGAATATTTTAAGGGGGAATTTCCACCTTACCCAAAACCTG GCGAGATTAGTAATGATCCCATAACATTTAATACAAATTTAATGGGTTACCCAGACCGACCTGGATGGCTTCGATATATCCAAAGGACACCATATAGTGATGGAGTCCTATATGGGTCCCCAACAGCTGAAAATGTGGGGAAGCCAACAATCATTGAG ATAACTGCCTACAATAGGCGCACCTTTGAGACTGCAAGGCATAATTTGATAATTAATATAATGTCTGCAGAAG ACTTCCCGTTGCCATATCAAGCAGAATTCTTCATTAAGAATATGAATGTAGAAGAAATGTTGGCCAGTGAGGTTCTTGGAGACTTTCTTGGGGCAGTGAAAAATGTGTGGCAGCCAGAGCGCCTGAATGCCATAAACATCACATCGGCCCTAGACAGGGGTGGCAGGGTGCCACTTCCCATTAATGACCTGAAGGAGGG TGTTTATGTCATGGTTGGTGCAGATGTCCCGTTTTCTTCTTGTTTACGAGAAGTTGAAAATCCACAGAATCAACTGAGATGTAGTCAAGAAATGGAGCCTGTAATAACATGTGATAAAAAATTTCGTGCTCAATTTTACATTGACTGGTGCAAAATTTCATtg GTTGATAAAACAAAGCAAGTGTCCACCTATCAGGAAGTGATTCGTGGAGAGGGGATTTTACCTGATGGTGGAGAATACAAACCCCcttctgattctttgaaaagcaGAGACTATTACACGGATTTCCTAATTACACTGGCTGTGCCCTCGGCAGTAGCACTGGTCCTTTTTCTAATACTTGCTTATATCATGTGCTGCCGACGGGAAGGCGT ggAAAAGAGAAACATGCAAACACCAGA CATCCAACTGGTCCATCACAGTGCTATTCAGAAATCTACCAAGGAGCTTCGAGACATGTCCAAGAATAGAGAGATAGCATGGCCCCTGTCAACGCTTCCTGTGTTCCACCCTGTGACTGGGGAAATCATACCTCCTTTACACACAGACAACTATGATAGCACAAACATGCCATTGATGCAAACGCAGCA acggagtttcgctcctgttgcccaggctggagtgcaatggcgcgatctcggctcactgcaacctccgcctcccag GAACTTGCCACATCAGACTCAGATTCCCCAACAGCAGACTACAG
- the SGCE gene encoding epsilon-sarcoglycan isoform X10, producing MQLPRWWELGDPCAWTGQGRGTRRMSPATTGTFLLTVYSIFSKVHSDRNVYPSAGVLFVHVLEREYFKGEFPPYPKPGEISNDPITFNTNLMGYPDRPGWLRYIQRTPYSDGVLYGSPTAENVGKPTIIEITAYNRRTFETARHNLIINIMSAEDFPLPYQAEFFIKNMNVEEMLASEVLGDFLGAVKNVWQPERLNAINITSALDRGGRVPLPINDLKEGVYVMVGADVPFSSCLREVENPQNQLRCSQEMEPVITCDKKFRAQFYIDWCKISLVDKTKQVSTYQEVIRGEGILPDGGEYKPPSDSLKSRDYYTDFLITLAVPSAVALVLFLILAYIMCCRREGVEKRNMQTPDIQLVHHSAIQKSTKELRDMSKNREIAWPLSTLPVFHPVTGEIIPPLHTDNYDSTNMPLMQTQQNLPHQTQIPQQQTTGKWYP from the exons TGTACAGTATTTTCTCCAAGGTACACTCTGATCGGAATGTATACCCATCAGCAGGTGTCCTCTTTGTTCATGTTTTGGAAAGAGAATATTTTAAGGGGGAATTTCCACCTTACCCAAAACCTG GCGAGATTAGTAATGATCCCATAACATTTAATACAAATTTAATGGGTTACCCAGACCGACCTGGATGGCTTCGATATATCCAAAGGACACCATATAGTGATGGAGTCCTATATGGGTCCCCAACAGCTGAAAATGTGGGGAAGCCAACAATCATTGAG ATAACTGCCTACAATAGGCGCACCTTTGAGACTGCAAGGCATAATTTGATAATTAATATAATGTCTGCAGAAG ACTTCCCGTTGCCATATCAAGCAGAATTCTTCATTAAGAATATGAATGTAGAAGAAATGTTGGCCAGTGAGGTTCTTGGAGACTTTCTTGGGGCAGTGAAAAATGTGTGGCAGCCAGAGCGCCTGAATGCCATAAACATCACATCGGCCCTAGACAGGGGTGGCAGGGTGCCACTTCCCATTAATGACCTGAAGGAGGG TGTTTATGTCATGGTTGGTGCAGATGTCCCGTTTTCTTCTTGTTTACGAGAAGTTGAAAATCCACAGAATCAACTGAGATGTAGTCAAGAAATGGAGCCTGTAATAACATGTGATAAAAAATTTCGTGCTCAATTTTACATTGACTGGTGCAAAATTTCATtg GTTGATAAAACAAAGCAAGTGTCCACCTATCAGGAAGTGATTCGTGGAGAGGGGATTTTACCTGATGGTGGAGAATACAAACCCCcttctgattctttgaaaagcaGAGACTATTACACGGATTTCCTAATTACACTGGCTGTGCCCTCGGCAGTAGCACTGGTCCTTTTTCTAATACTTGCTTATATCATGTGCTGCCGACGGGAAGGCGT ggAAAAGAGAAACATGCAAACACCAGA CATCCAACTGGTCCATCACAGTGCTATTCAGAAATCTACCAAGGAGCTTCGAGACATGTCCAAGAATAGAGAGATAGCATGGCCCCTGTCAACGCTTCCTGTGTTCCACCCTGTGACTGGGGAAATCATACCTCCTTTACACACAGACAACTATGATAGCACAAACATGCCATTGATGCAAACGCAGCA GAACTTGCCACATCAGACTCAGATTCCCCAACAGCAGACTACAG
- the SGCE gene encoding epsilon-sarcoglycan isoform X13, with translation MQLPRWWELGDPCAWTGQGRGTRRMSPATTGTFLLTGEISNDPITFNTNLMGYPDRPGWLRYIQRTPYSDGVLYGSPTAENVGKPTIIEITAYNRRTFETARHNLIINIMSAEDFPLPYQAEFFIKNMNVEEMLASEVLGDFLGAVKNVWQPERLNAINITSALDRGGRVPLPINDLKEGVYVMVGADVPFSSCLREVENPQNQLRCSQEMEPVITCDKKFRAQFYIDWCKISLVDKTKQVSTYQEVIRGEGILPDGGEYKPPSDSLKSRDYYTDFLITLAVPSAVALVLFLILAYIMCCRREGVIQLVHHSAIQKSTKELRDMSKNREIAWPLSTLPVFHPVTGEIIPPLHTDNYDSTNMPLMQTQQ, from the exons GCGAGATTAGTAATGATCCCATAACATTTAATACAAATTTAATGGGTTACCCAGACCGACCTGGATGGCTTCGATATATCCAAAGGACACCATATAGTGATGGAGTCCTATATGGGTCCCCAACAGCTGAAAATGTGGGGAAGCCAACAATCATTGAG ATAACTGCCTACAATAGGCGCACCTTTGAGACTGCAAGGCATAATTTGATAATTAATATAATGTCTGCAGAAG ACTTCCCGTTGCCATATCAAGCAGAATTCTTCATTAAGAATATGAATGTAGAAGAAATGTTGGCCAGTGAGGTTCTTGGAGACTTTCTTGGGGCAGTGAAAAATGTGTGGCAGCCAGAGCGCCTGAATGCCATAAACATCACATCGGCCCTAGACAGGGGTGGCAGGGTGCCACTTCCCATTAATGACCTGAAGGAGGG TGTTTATGTCATGGTTGGTGCAGATGTCCCGTTTTCTTCTTGTTTACGAGAAGTTGAAAATCCACAGAATCAACTGAGATGTAGTCAAGAAATGGAGCCTGTAATAACATGTGATAAAAAATTTCGTGCTCAATTTTACATTGACTGGTGCAAAATTTCATtg GTTGATAAAACAAAGCAAGTGTCCACCTATCAGGAAGTGATTCGTGGAGAGGGGATTTTACCTGATGGTGGAGAATACAAACCCCcttctgattctttgaaaagcaGAGACTATTACACGGATTTCCTAATTACACTGGCTGTGCCCTCGGCAGTAGCACTGGTCCTTTTTCTAATACTTGCTTATATCATGTGCTGCCGACGGGAAGGCGT CATCCAACTGGTCCATCACAGTGCTATTCAGAAATCTACCAAGGAGCTTCGAGACATGTCCAAGAATAGAGAGATAGCATGGCCCCTGTCAACGCTTCCTGTGTTCCACCCTGTGACTGGGGAAATCATACCTCCTTTACACACAGACAACTATGATAGCACAAACATGCCATTGATGCAAACGCAGCAGTAA